In Peromyscus eremicus chromosome 15, PerEre_H2_v1, whole genome shotgun sequence, a genomic segment contains:
- the LOC131925346 gene encoding coiled-coil domain-containing protein 121-like produces MLAQSPRSTPPPTPLLTILNAGLKPKLLTRLEKQVNRKTAVALKELSQQIQETKCRRERLLKDTRQLLEEKHRVQAENQLFMDYLHKSSERCEKKREALWKQCAQECGEIEQRRQELASRYTQRNAALRAQLLQGRKTQEDLRQQLQALKTVYTVKERQDTTIQTLEKEKEKIRGETAAKDQEAHIRFLREKALMEKELQELDLMELGQISTKGLTRKYKAWAQACKQAHFEFCGSLHRENQQLRKELQQLSQEYRKVEAVRIGLEKQQQLVKEEQWYLEALTRGRRRLQAERERHRAHNPCLKEQSASKTMLSTKSRTNSK; encoded by the coding sequence ATGCTTGCCCAGAGCCCTAGAAGTACCCCTCCGCCCACACCACTCCTTACTATTTTAAATGCGGGTCTCAAGCCAAAGCTGCTAACGAGGTTGGAGAAACAGGTGAACAGGAAGACAGCGGTGGCGCTGAAGGAGCTGAGCCAGCAAATCCAAGAAACTAAATGCCGGCGGGAAAGGCTGCTAAAGGACACCAGGCAGCTGCTGGAAGAAAAACACCGTGTGCAGGCTGAAAACCAGCTTTTCATGGACTACCTGCACAAAAGCAGCGAGCGGTGTGAGAAGAAACGGGAGGCGCTGTGGAAGCAATGTGCCCAGGAGTGTGGCGAGATAGAGCAAAGGCGACAAGAGCTGGCATCCAGATACACCCAGAGAAACGCAGCCCTTCGAGCACAGCTCCTGCAGGGCAGAAAGACCCAGGAGGACTTAAGGCAGCAGCTGCAGGCACTGAAGACCGTTTACACGGTAAAGGAAAGGCAGGACACGACAATACAGACcttggagaaggagaaagagaaaatccGAGGTGAGACAGCGGCCAAGGACCAGGAGGCACACATCCGGTTCCTTCGGGAGAAGGCCCTCATGGAGAAGGAGCTGCAAGAGTTGGACTTGATGGAGCTGGGGCAGATCAGCACTAAGGGGCTTACGAGGAAGTACAAGGCCTGGGCGCAGGCCTGCAAGCAGGCTCATTTTGAGTTCTGTGGCAGTCTCCACAGAGAGAACCAGCAGCTACGGAAGGAGCTCCAGCAACTGAGTCAGGAATACCGGAAGGTGGAAGCTGTGAGAATCGGgttggagaagcagcagcagctggtgAAGGAGGAGCAGTGGTATCTAGAAGCCTTGACCAGGGGTCGGCGGCGGCTGCAGGCAGAACGTGAGCGCCACCGTGCTCATAATCCATGCCTTAAGGAACAGAGTGCTTCGAAGACCATGCTGAGCACCAAATCAAGAACAAATTCAAAGTAA